Proteins from a single region of Bdellovibrio bacteriovorus HD100:
- a CDS encoding FtsX-like permease family protein, protein MLVGHLFRHFIFSPRAGSLVKRIAWLSMIGITISVTAFLVVLFVMNGMNASIHKRILGLEPHLYVQVAGADTAQSLESSPAFQRLQEDPANRAYVYETMDVIIRSQDGQFRGGIARGVTRESLEHFIEQLQRIDRKPTDRDSQVYFWDPQDVPGRGEVVVGVDLAQSLGVFEGDFLTVVSPSGLLLPPGETPKFERVRIKRIVTTSLPDLDGQFIFYQRGEALSALVSEGLGKNGIEVWLPDEGRIESVKEDLMKFEGVSVETWMDRNSALLYALKLEKLTIGIFLGLAGMIAGSSILTVLALLLSQKKRDIAILRTIGFSSRQTVRTFTQIGFFLAGIGVVGGVVLGTGLSLYIQANPIQFLPSDVYYDSSIPALVNYGLVFGVLIVSGLIALLGSYIPARTAAEVQPSDALRMK, encoded by the coding sequence ATGTTAGTAGGCCACCTTTTCCGTCATTTTATTTTTTCTCCGCGAGCGGGTTCTTTGGTGAAACGCATCGCTTGGTTGTCCATGATTGGGATCACAATCAGCGTGACGGCATTCCTGGTGGTTTTGTTTGTCATGAACGGTATGAATGCCAGCATTCATAAGCGTATTCTGGGGCTGGAGCCACATCTGTATGTGCAGGTGGCCGGAGCTGACACCGCGCAAAGCCTGGAATCAAGCCCGGCGTTCCAACGCCTTCAGGAAGACCCTGCCAATCGGGCCTATGTCTATGAAACCATGGATGTCATCATTCGCAGTCAGGATGGGCAGTTCCGTGGTGGTATCGCGCGCGGTGTGACGCGCGAAAGTCTTGAGCACTTCATTGAGCAGCTTCAGCGCATCGACCGCAAACCCACGGACCGGGATTCTCAGGTCTATTTCTGGGACCCGCAGGATGTGCCTGGACGGGGGGAAGTCGTTGTTGGAGTGGATCTGGCTCAGTCCCTCGGAGTTTTTGAGGGTGACTTTCTGACGGTGGTGTCGCCATCGGGATTGTTGTTGCCTCCAGGGGAAACGCCGAAGTTTGAGCGTGTGCGTATCAAGCGTATTGTCACCACCAGTTTGCCGGATCTGGACGGACAATTTATTTTCTATCAGCGTGGTGAGGCCTTGAGTGCATTGGTCAGTGAAGGCCTGGGCAAGAACGGGATCGAAGTGTGGCTGCCGGATGAGGGGCGCATAGAGTCCGTTAAAGAAGATCTGATGAAATTCGAAGGCGTCAGTGTTGAGACCTGGATGGATCGAAATTCCGCTTTGCTGTATGCGCTGAAGCTTGAAAAGCTGACCATCGGGATTTTCCTGGGCCTTGCCGGTATGATCGCGGGAAGCTCCATTCTGACGGTGCTGGCTTTGTTGTTGTCGCAGAAAAAACGCGACATCGCGATCTTGCGCACGATTGGTTTTTCATCCCGTCAGACGGTTCGCACGTTCACGCAGATTGGCTTTTTCCTGGCCGGAATTGGTGTTGTGGGCGGAGTTGTGCTGGGTACAGGTTTGAGTCTTTACATTCAGGCCAATCCGATTCAGTTTTTGCCGTCGGATGTTTACTATGATTCTTCCATCCCGGCTTTGGTCAACTATGGCCTGGTCTTTGGGGTTTTGATTGTCAGTGGATTGATTGCCTTGCTCGGTTCTTATATTCCGGCGAGGACGGCTGCAGAGGTGCAGCCGTCTGATGCCTTAAGAATGAAATAA
- a CDS encoding 2,3,4,5-tetrahydropyridine-2,6-dicarboxylate N-succinyltransferase — translation MQEQVSKLWTEIQGGKTIDQLSTAELKSVFETIEGLDAGTLRVCQKQDGKWITNEWIKKAILLYFRIQKMEPMNAGDLAFFDKIPLKRWSEEDGVRVVPPAVARKGCFIEKGAILMPSYVNIGAYVGSGTMVDTWATVGSCAQIGKNVHLSGGVGIGGVLEPIQASPVIVEDNAFIGSRCIVVEGAVIEEGAVLGAGVTITASTKIIDVTGSTPVEYKGRVPANSVVIPGTQMKDFAAGSYGVPCALIIGKRKASTDLKTSLTDALRDHQVSV, via the coding sequence ATGCAAGAACAAGTCTCAAAACTATGGACCGAAATTCAAGGCGGAAAAACCATCGATCAACTTTCAACGGCAGAGTTGAAATCCGTTTTTGAAACTATCGAAGGCCTGGATGCGGGCACTTTGCGCGTTTGCCAAAAACAAGATGGCAAATGGATCACCAACGAATGGATCAAAAAAGCCATCCTGCTTTATTTCCGCATTCAAAAAATGGAACCGATGAACGCCGGTGATCTTGCTTTCTTTGACAAAATTCCACTGAAGCGCTGGTCTGAAGAAGACGGCGTGCGCGTGGTGCCACCGGCAGTGGCCCGCAAAGGCTGCTTTATTGAAAAAGGCGCAATCCTGATGCCATCTTACGTGAACATCGGCGCCTATGTGGGTTCCGGCACGATGGTGGACACCTGGGCGACAGTGGGTTCTTGTGCCCAGATCGGTAAAAATGTGCACTTGTCTGGCGGCGTGGGTATCGGCGGCGTACTGGAACCGATTCAAGCCTCCCCAGTGATCGTGGAAGACAATGCCTTCATTGGCAGCCGTTGTATCGTGGTTGAAGGCGCCGTGATTGAAGAAGGCGCGGTTCTGGGCGCCGGCGTGACGATCACAGCCAGCACTAAAATCATCGATGTGACCGGTTCAACACCTGTGGAATACAAAGGCCGTGTGCCGGCCAATTCCGTGGTGATTCCGGGCACACAGATGAAGGACTTTGCGGCAGGCTCTTATGGGGTTCCATGCGCGCTGATCATCGGTAAACGCAAGGCCAGCACGGACTTGAAAACCTCCCTGACCGACGCCCTTCGCGACCATCAGGTGAGCGTTTAG
- a CDS encoding M14 family zinc carboxypeptidase: protein MKTSIFTYTSKGLPVPAWHFNNNGPEVLILGGVHGDEVEGVIAAQELLKHFMNSNPYKLNITLVPQFNLEGVIFKTRGNGNGVDLNRNLPTKDWSPEVKTPRYHPGPFAGSEKENHGLMTYLDEKKPVYVLSLHSWHPVLNVNGDCRPVAEVLSRLTGYKIDDDIGYPTPGCLGTYAGLERNCPTLTYEIERGLSAEKIIEIHVPAILESLKVLE, encoded by the coding sequence ATGAAAACTTCTATTTTTACTTACACTTCCAAAGGTTTGCCGGTACCGGCCTGGCACTTCAACAACAACGGCCCTGAAGTTCTGATTCTGGGCGGCGTTCATGGCGACGAGGTCGAAGGCGTTATCGCCGCGCAAGAGCTGCTGAAACACTTCATGAACTCCAATCCCTACAAACTGAATATCACCCTGGTTCCGCAGTTCAACCTTGAAGGTGTGATTTTTAAAACCCGCGGTAACGGCAACGGTGTGGACTTGAACCGCAACCTGCCAACCAAGGACTGGTCTCCGGAAGTCAAAACCCCGCGCTATCACCCGGGACCGTTTGCCGGCAGCGAAAAAGAAAACCACGGGCTGATGACCTATCTGGATGAAAAAAAACCGGTCTATGTGCTGTCACTGCACTCCTGGCATCCGGTTTTGAACGTCAATGGTGACTGCCGTCCGGTGGCGGAAGTTTTGTCCCGCCTGACCGGCTACAAAATCGACGATGACATCGGTTACCCAACCCCGGGCTGCCTGGGCACCTATGCGGGCCTTGAAAGAAACTGCCCGACCCTGACTTACGAAATCGAACGCGGTCTTTCGGCTGAAAAAATCATCGAAATCCACGTCCCGGCAATCCTGGAATCTTTGAAAGTACTGGAATAA
- the lysA gene encoding diaminopimelate decarboxylase: MEYINNELCLGPLKKPLLPLVANYMRPIYVYDLDSVAQRYQAMSQALKGTRLFFAVKSNPNPGVLQKLKSLGAGADVVSLGEIKRALECGFSPQDIVYSGVGKTKFELAEALKLGIYQINVESLPELERIGVLARELNKKAQVALRLNPDVDINTHPYIATGLKDNKFGMERSMVPALVKCLKSYSDSIDLVGVSLHLGSQMLEFSGYDEALKRLKTVYLELQAQFPTLKKFDFGGGLGIFYDRVDLQLEESLLQKYAQITLENLSDLNCELQAEPGRWLVAHCGALITQVQYIKETSAKTFVIVDAGMNHLIRPSLYEATHRIEPLKRKDAAFVVDVVGPICESSDFFAKEISLTKVQEGDFVAIMDSGAYGYSMASVYNLQELPLEICI, encoded by the coding sequence GTGGAATACATCAATAATGAATTGTGTCTTGGTCCGTTAAAAAAACCACTTTTGCCCCTGGTGGCCAATTACATGCGCCCCATTTATGTCTACGATCTTGATTCTGTCGCGCAAAGGTATCAGGCGATGTCTCAGGCTTTGAAGGGGACTCGTCTTTTTTTCGCGGTGAAATCCAATCCCAATCCTGGTGTTCTGCAAAAACTTAAAAGCCTCGGCGCCGGGGCCGATGTGGTTTCTTTGGGCGAGATCAAACGCGCCCTGGAATGCGGCTTTTCTCCGCAGGACATTGTCTATAGCGGCGTGGGGAAAACCAAATTTGAACTGGCCGAGGCACTGAAGCTCGGCATTTATCAGATCAATGTGGAAAGTTTGCCGGAGCTTGAGCGGATTGGTGTGCTGGCTCGTGAATTAAATAAAAAAGCCCAGGTGGCTTTGCGCTTGAACCCGGATGTGGATATTAATACGCATCCCTATATTGCCACGGGTTTGAAGGACAATAAATTCGGTATGGAACGCTCGATGGTTCCGGCTTTGGTGAAATGTCTTAAAAGCTATTCGGATTCCATCGATCTGGTGGGCGTCAGTTTGCATCTGGGGTCCCAAATGCTGGAGTTCTCCGGTTACGATGAAGCGCTAAAAAGGCTTAAGACCGTGTATCTGGAGCTGCAGGCCCAGTTCCCGACATTGAAAAAGTTCGACTTTGGCGGGGGTCTGGGGATTTTCTATGATCGTGTTGACCTTCAATTGGAAGAATCCCTGCTGCAGAAGTACGCGCAAATCACTTTGGAAAACCTGTCGGATCTTAACTGTGAACTGCAGGCAGAACCCGGCCGCTGGCTGGTGGCGCATTGCGGGGCTTTGATCACGCAAGTGCAGTACATCAAAGAAACCAGTGCAAAAACATTTGTGATCGTCGATGCAGGTATGAATCACCTGATTCGTCCTTCGTTGTATGAGGCCACACACCGTATCGAGCCGCTGAAAAGAAAAGACGCGGCCTTTGTAGTGGATGTTGTGGGGCCGATCTGTGAGTCTTCGGATTTCTTCGCGAAAGAAATCTCTCTGACGAAGGTGCAAGAAGGCGACTTTGTGGCGATCATGGATTCCGGGGCCTATGGGTATTCCATGGCCAGCGTCTATAACCTGCAGGAACTGCCTTTGGAGATTTGCATCTAA
- the murI gene encoding glutamate racemase — translation MADQDSRPIGVFDSGIGGLTVLKELALQFPHESFLYVGDTARLPYGSKSPQTIRKYSEQIIQFLEKQNVKAIVIACNTASSQVPEREIDGLPIYNVIEPGSQRALELSSGKRIGVLATRATVNSQAYTHKIHALDPQAQVFDQACPLFVPLAEEGWDADPVTNLIVFRYLSPLLQNHIDTLILGCTHYPILKNSIARVTGSSIELVDSGEAIAQWLSRDFKSGRLGPNKSGEPRRIDIMTTDSSAHFTEMAQRILKPAKADQYAVVDV, via the coding sequence ATGGCAGACCAGGATTCCCGTCCCATAGGTGTCTTTGATTCAGGTATCGGCGGATTGACAGTTCTAAAAGAGCTGGCTCTGCAGTTTCCTCATGAAAGCTTCTTATATGTAGGCGACACCGCTCGCCTTCCCTATGGTTCGAAATCCCCGCAAACCATTCGCAAGTACTCTGAACAGATCATTCAGTTCCTGGAAAAACAAAACGTCAAAGCCATCGTGATTGCCTGCAACACGGCTTCAAGCCAGGTGCCCGAACGCGAGATCGATGGCCTGCCGATTTACAATGTGATTGAGCCTGGTTCTCAACGTGCGCTGGAGCTTTCCTCTGGTAAACGCATCGGCGTCCTGGCCACGCGTGCGACGGTTAACAGCCAGGCTTACACTCACAAGATTCATGCCCTGGATCCGCAGGCGCAGGTGTTTGACCAGGCCTGCCCGTTGTTTGTTCCGCTGGCGGAAGAAGGCTGGGACGCAGATCCCGTCACCAATCTGATTGTGTTCCGTTACTTAAGCCCGCTATTGCAGAACCATATCGACACACTGATTTTGGGTTGCACTCATTATCCGATTTTGAAAAATTCCATTGCCCGGGTGACCGGAAGTTCGATTGAGCTGGTGGATTCCGGCGAAGCGATTGCGCAGTGGCTGTCGCGCGACTTCAAGAGCGGCCGACTGGGCCCGAACAAAAGCGGCGAACCCCGCCGCATTGACATCATGACGACGGATTCCTCCGCGCACTTCACTGAAATGGCCCAGCGGATTTTAAAACCCGCCAAAGCCGATCAGTACGCGGTCGTCGACGTTTAG
- a CDS encoding guanosine monophosphate reductase, with amino-acid sequence MFNWKDIKNRGKGLTFDDVLIIPARSDVRSRRDPRLTSKVTKNFTIETPIVSANMDMVTEYDMAFAMNQLGGMGILHRFLDIEEQAAQARRLKENGVKVISGSVGVGEEFKTRAKALVEAGVNIITIDIAHGHSVQMMETMKWLKDQYPQVDLIAGNLATPDAARDLIEAGADAIKVGIGPGSMCTTRIITGCGVPQLTAIGLCAEIGESYGVPVIADGGIRTSGDMVKAFAAGASTVMLGSMLSGTIETPGEIKNGKKQYRGMASRSAQDSWRGGVPEGMAPEGESTQVTVKGHVKDVILEVTGGIRSGMSYINATSIAEIKDKALFMEMSSNGIAESRAHGVKN; translated from the coding sequence ATGTTTAACTGGAAAGATATCAAGAATCGCGGCAAAGGCCTGACCTTCGACGACGTGCTGATCATCCCGGCAAGATCTGATGTGCGCTCCCGCCGCGACCCGCGTCTGACTTCCAAAGTGACCAAAAACTTCACGATTGAAACTCCGATCGTCAGTGCAAACATGGACATGGTCACTGAATACGACATGGCGTTTGCGATGAACCAACTGGGTGGCATGGGGATTCTTCACCGCTTCCTGGATATTGAAGAACAAGCCGCTCAGGCCCGTCGCCTGAAAGAAAATGGCGTGAAAGTGATTTCTGGCAGCGTGGGTGTGGGTGAAGAATTCAAGACCCGCGCAAAAGCCCTGGTTGAAGCCGGCGTGAACATCATCACGATCGACATTGCTCACGGTCACTCTGTGCAGATGATGGAAACTATGAAGTGGTTGAAAGACCAATACCCGCAAGTGGATCTGATTGCCGGCAACCTGGCGACTCCGGATGCGGCTCGTGATTTGATCGAAGCTGGCGCTGATGCGATTAAAGTCGGCATCGGGCCTGGCTCCATGTGCACCACGCGCATCATCACGGGCTGTGGGGTCCCGCAACTGACTGCGATCGGCCTGTGCGCCGAGATCGGTGAATCTTACGGCGTTCCAGTGATCGCTGATGGTGGCATCCGCACCTCCGGAGACATGGTGAAAGCCTTTGCTGCGGGCGCAAGCACTGTGATGCTTGGAAGCATGCTGTCTGGCACGATTGAAACTCCCGGGGAAATCAAAAACGGTAAAAAACAATACCGCGGTATGGCCTCCAGATCCGCTCAGGATTCGTGGCGCGGTGGCGTGCCTGAGGGCATGGCTCCTGAAGGGGAATCCACTCAAGTGACCGTCAAAGGCCACGTTAAAGACGTGATCCTGGAAGTCACCGGCGGTATCCGCAGCGGCATGAGCTACATCAATGCGACAAGCATTGCTGAAATTAAAGACAAAGCCCTCTTTATGGAAATGTCTTCCAATGGTATTGCTGAGTCTCGCGCACACGGAGTGAAAAACTAA
- a CDS encoding DUF975 family protein produces the protein METALRDPLGVQTQVVYYGFLSILSSILFPVLLASIALFALNSLDSTTKTLQDFWDRHLNQMYIETLRAWGKTLQWTLLLIIPGIWKYVELSMVPFVVTSSQQYDEGKVDALKGSAQIVRRRWFVVLSILVLFHLFIPGILTTIFDAYRLIWKTPLQSLLLSALDTYLLLVSTHILFNIFRSEVRRHDAHV, from the coding sequence ATGGAAACCGCCCTTCGGGACCCTTTGGGAGTTCAAACCCAGGTTGTTTACTATGGCTTCCTCTCAATTTTAAGCAGCATCCTGTTCCCGGTCCTGCTGGCCAGCATTGCTCTTTTTGCCCTGAACAGCTTGGATTCCACCACCAAAACCCTGCAGGACTTCTGGGACAGGCATCTGAATCAAATGTACATTGAGACCCTGCGCGCCTGGGGTAAGACCCTGCAATGGACATTGCTGCTGATCATCCCGGGGATCTGGAAGTACGTGGAGCTTTCCATGGTGCCCTTTGTTGTGACTTCCAGCCAGCAATACGACGAAGGCAAAGTCGATGCACTCAAAGGTTCTGCCCAGATTGTGCGCCGTCGCTGGTTTGTGGTTTTGTCGATTCTGGTTTTATTCCATCTCTTTATTCCAGGAATACTCACCACCATTTTCGATGCTTATCGCCTGATCTGGAAGACACCGCTGCAAAGCCTGCTGCTTTCCGCCCTGGACACCTATTTGCTTTTGGTTTCAACTCACATTCTGTTCAATATATTTAGAAGCGAGGTAAGACGTCATGACGCTCATGTTTAA
- a CDS encoding SDR family oxidoreductase, which yields MELRIMVTGATGTMGAELVRQLHSKSADVVAVSRDLERLPKDIKGMQVPLENRYLLEQAFRDIDVLVFIQPLCENMIQQAENVVGAARASGVQFVLKVSGLGASPVSRYLYQRVQGEADEILVQSGLRYCLLKPNIYMQCFLKSHYESLMAGTLYLPQGEGRTSFVDARDVADVAALLLQDPWRHQKREFVLTGERALSNAEAVSIISHYARRRVSYVPVTEEAARKTFNREASPWMMEAQMSLHRATREGAAAEVSGVINKLLGRDPRSFEEFCEDMKKAWVLPEPQEGLL from the coding sequence ATGGAACTGCGAATTATGGTGACGGGCGCCACCGGGACCATGGGGGCGGAACTGGTTCGCCAACTGCATTCTAAAAGCGCCGATGTCGTGGCTGTCAGCCGGGATCTGGAGCGCTTACCGAAGGATATCAAGGGGATGCAGGTTCCTCTGGAGAATCGTTATCTATTGGAGCAGGCCTTCCGCGATATTGATGTCCTGGTGTTTATCCAGCCTCTTTGTGAAAATATGATTCAGCAGGCCGAAAACGTGGTGGGGGCGGCTCGAGCCTCGGGCGTGCAGTTTGTCTTGAAGGTTTCGGGATTGGGGGCGTCACCAGTGTCTCGATATCTGTATCAGCGGGTTCAAGGCGAGGCCGATGAGATCCTGGTGCAAAGTGGTCTGCGTTATTGTCTGCTGAAACCCAATATCTATATGCAATGCTTTTTAAAGTCGCACTATGAGTCCCTGATGGCGGGGACTTTGTATTTGCCGCAAGGAGAGGGGCGGACGTCTTTTGTGGATGCCCGGGACGTGGCCGACGTGGCAGCGCTTCTGCTGCAGGACCCTTGGCGCCATCAAAAACGGGAATTCGTCTTGACCGGGGAAAGGGCCCTTTCCAATGCCGAGGCCGTATCGATTATCTCTCATTATGCCCGTCGAAGGGTGTCCTATGTGCCTGTGACCGAGGAGGCAGCCCGCAAGACGTTCAATCGCGAGGCATCACCTTGGATGATGGAGGCGCAGATGAGTCTGCACAGGGCAACCCGGGAAGGGGCCGCCGCCGAAGTGTCGGGAGTCATTAATAAGCTGCTGGGTCGGGATCCCCGCAGCTTTGAAGAGTTCTGCGAGGATATGAAAAAGGCCTGGGTTTTGCCCGAGCCCCAGGAAGGTTTACTCTGA
- a CDS encoding SRPBCC family protein, with protein MKDSIELSINLKASSGWIWNALTDRGELENWWSESVVLEPKVGGAFKEPWMDDEGDKQMASGKVVKLKKEQFITFTWREKSWPKTAVTECTFTIEDTGKERVLTLEHSGWDTLPAEIRAKTIKDFKVGWGYHLKELKSYLDD; from the coding sequence ATGAAAGACAGCATCGAACTTTCCATCAATCTCAAAGCCAGCAGTGGCTGGATCTGGAATGCCCTGACTGATCGCGGGGAACTTGAAAACTGGTGGAGTGAATCTGTGGTGCTGGAACCCAAAGTCGGCGGCGCCTTTAAAGAGCCGTGGATGGATGATGAAGGCGACAAACAAATGGCCTCTGGTAAAGTGGTCAAACTAAAAAAAGAACAGTTTATCACCTTCACCTGGAGGGAAAAAAGCTGGCCTAAAACGGCGGTCACCGAATGCACCTTCACCATTGAAGACACTGGAAAGGAACGTGTTCTGACGCTGGAACACAGCGGCTGGGACACCCTGCCGGCAGAAATCCGCGCCAAAACCATCAAGGACTTCAAAGTCGGCTGGGGTTATCACCTGAAAGAGCTTAAATCGTATCTGGATGATTGA
- a CDS encoding substrate-binding periplasmic protein, with the protein MKALMALALILTPLCSLAKSSEPKVIRYGINSNYAMPLINVERVQNTPKLEGGLLKDLGLALFKELNLDPTWILLPKSRVASNLTSSNVHLVCHLNEVWQPSIRDTVSWSHELYRSSNLIVYIGGKPIHKAKDLYGKRVGGVLNFIYQYMNDYFKKGLILREDGPNNESNIQKLLNGRIDYIIMSNLEFEYYKKIYSSLESADLGMDEVITKCALSPKAPVSLEELNRAIDTIRKNGTLEKILKSYN; encoded by the coding sequence ATGAAAGCGTTGATGGCTTTGGCCCTCATTCTGACCCCATTATGTTCTTTGGCAAAATCTTCGGAGCCAAAGGTCATTCGCTATGGCATCAACTCCAACTACGCCATGCCTTTAATTAATGTAGAACGTGTTCAGAACACCCCCAAGCTGGAAGGGGGATTGCTGAAGGACCTGGGACTGGCCCTTTTTAAGGAATTGAATCTCGACCCCACGTGGATCCTTTTGCCCAAAAGCCGGGTCGCCTCGAACCTCACCTCCAGCAACGTGCATCTGGTCTGTCACCTGAATGAGGTCTGGCAACCCTCAATCAGAGACACCGTTTCCTGGAGTCACGAACTTTACCGCAGTTCGAATCTGATTGTGTATATCGGCGGAAAGCCCATTCACAAAGCCAAGGATCTCTATGGTAAGCGTGTGGGCGGGGTCTTGAATTTCATCTACCAGTACATGAATGACTATTTCAAAAAAGGCCTGATCCTGCGCGAAGACGGGCCCAACAACGAAAGCAACATTCAAAAACTGCTGAACGGTCGCATCGACTATATCATCATGTCGAACCTTGAATTTGAGTACTACAAGAAAATCTATTCCAGCCTGGAATCCGCCGATCTGGGAATGGATGAAGTAATCACCAAGTGCGCCCTGTCCCCCAAGGCCCCCGTCAGCCTGGAAGAGCTGAATAGGGCCATCGACACCATCAGAAAAAACGGAACCTTGGAAAAAATCCTCAAATCCTACAATTAG
- a CDS encoding ankyrin repeat domain-containing protein — MSAGDWKEMYNAAATGNMELVQYHIKNGVDPNYQHPEILSSALVASITNGHLTIAKFLLENGADPNLLSEFDNMTPLQAAKAFKRQEIIDILVKSAPPVTLLERLLRFMHLR, encoded by the coding sequence ATGTCAGCTGGGGACTGGAAAGAAATGTACAATGCCGCTGCCACCGGCAACATGGAGCTGGTGCAATACCATATCAAAAATGGTGTGGATCCCAACTATCAACACCCCGAGATCCTCTCCAGCGCTTTGGTTGCCAGCATCACCAACGGTCATCTGACGATCGCCAAGTTCCTGCTTGAAAATGGAGCCGACCCCAATTTACTTTCAGAATTCGACAACATGACCCCTTTACAGGCCGCCAAAGCCTTTAAGCGGCAGGAAATTATCGACATTCTTGTGAAATCCGCCCCTCCGGTGACTTTGTTGGAACGCTTGCTGCGCTTCATGCACCTGCGCTGA